One Streptomyces fagopyri DNA window includes the following coding sequences:
- a CDS encoding carbohydrate ABC transporter permease, which yields MKTASKPPATFPPAAVGVPEGTRSAGRRPGGPWRRRLADQSRAYAFLIGGVLCFALFSWYPAIRAVVIAFQKYTPGSGGEWAGTANFTRVFHDPEFTAAWRNTLTFTLIALLIGFAVPFVMALVLNELRHAKAFFRVVVYLPVMIPPVVSALLWKWFYDPGAGLANEALRFLHLPTSNWSNGADTALVSLVIVATWANLGGTVLIYLAALQSIPGELYEAAELDGASLLQRIRHVTIPQTRFIILMLMLLQIIATMQVFTEPFVITGGGPEDKTVTVLYLIYKYAFLYNDFGGACALSVMLLVLLSAFSALYLRFTRSEGEDA from the coding sequence ATGAAGACCGCATCGAAGCCCCCCGCGACGTTCCCTCCGGCCGCCGTCGGCGTGCCGGAGGGGACGCGGTCGGCCGGGCGCCGGCCCGGGGGACCGTGGCGCCGGCGCCTGGCCGACCAGTCCCGCGCCTACGCCTTCCTGATCGGCGGCGTGCTCTGCTTCGCACTGTTCTCCTGGTACCCGGCGATCCGCGCGGTCGTGATCGCCTTCCAGAAGTACACGCCGGGCAGCGGCGGCGAGTGGGCCGGCACCGCCAACTTCACCCGGGTCTTCCACGACCCGGAGTTCACCGCCGCGTGGCGCAACACCCTCACCTTCACGCTCATCGCCCTGCTCATCGGCTTCGCCGTCCCCTTCGTGATGGCCCTCGTCCTCAACGAACTGCGGCACGCCAAGGCCTTCTTCCGCGTCGTGGTCTACCTGCCGGTGATGATCCCGCCGGTGGTCAGCGCCCTGCTGTGGAAGTGGTTCTACGATCCCGGAGCGGGCCTCGCCAACGAGGCGCTGCGCTTCCTGCACCTGCCGACCTCGAACTGGTCCAACGGCGCCGACACCGCGCTCGTCTCGCTCGTCATCGTGGCCACCTGGGCCAACCTCGGCGGCACCGTCCTCATCTACCTCGCGGCGCTCCAGAGCATCCCCGGCGAGTTGTACGAGGCGGCCGAGCTGGACGGCGCCAGTCTCCTGCAGCGCATCCGGCACGTGACGATCCCGCAGACCCGCTTCATCATCCTCATGCTGATGCTGCTCCAGATCATCGCCACCATGCAGGTCTTCACGGAACCGTTCGTGATCACCGGCGGCGGCCCCGAGGACAAGACCGTCACGGTGCTCTACCTGATCTACAAGTACGCCTTCCTCTACAACGACTTCGGCGGAGCCTGCGCGTTGAGCGTCATGCTGCTCGTCCTGCTCAGCGCCTTCTCGGCCCTGTACCTGCGGTTCACCCGCTCGGAAGGGGAGGACGCGTGA
- a CDS encoding glycoside hydrolase family 13 protein, giving the protein MGQPRPARNQSAWWRSAVIYQVYVRSFADGDGDGTGDLAGVRARLPYLAELGVDALWFNPWYRSPMADGGYDVADYRSIDPAFGTLAEAEKLIAEARELGIRTLVDIVPNHVSDQHPWFQAALAGGPERELFHFRPGRGEHGELPPNDWPSQFAGSAEPVWTRLPDGDWYLHLFTPEQPDLNWEHPAVRQEHEEILRFWFERGVAGVRIDSAALLAKDPDLPDYVEGRDPNPYVDRDELHDIYRSWRSVADAYDGIFVGEVWLPDTERFARYLRPDELHTAFNFSFLSCPWDAGRLRTSIDETLAEHAPVGAPATWVLCNHDVTRTVTRYGRTDTGFDFTAKAFGTPTDPALGTRRARAAALLSLALPGSVYVYQGEELGLPEVELPLESIQDPMHFRSGGTDPGRDGCRVPLPWEAQAPYAGFGGDPWLPQPAGWADHAADRQSEDPTSMLSLYRAALRVRRTEPGFGDGPLSWLPAPEGVLAFARTDGLLCVVNLAEEPVELPEHIELVLSSAPLDVDGFLPPDTAVWLRA; this is encoded by the coding sequence GTGGGACAGCCCCGCCCTGCCCGAAATCAGTCCGCGTGGTGGCGTTCCGCCGTCATCTACCAGGTGTACGTCCGCAGCTTCGCGGACGGCGACGGCGACGGCACCGGCGACCTCGCGGGCGTCCGCGCCAGACTGCCCTATCTCGCCGAACTCGGGGTGGACGCCCTGTGGTTCAACCCCTGGTACCGCTCACCCATGGCCGACGGCGGCTACGACGTCGCGGACTACCGCTCCATCGACCCGGCCTTCGGGACGCTCGCCGAGGCGGAGAAGCTCATCGCCGAGGCCCGGGAACTGGGCATCCGCACCCTCGTCGACATCGTGCCGAACCACGTGTCCGACCAGCACCCCTGGTTCCAGGCGGCCCTCGCGGGCGGTCCGGAGCGCGAGCTGTTCCACTTCCGCCCCGGACGCGGGGAGCACGGCGAACTCCCGCCCAACGACTGGCCGTCCCAGTTCGCCGGCTCCGCCGAACCGGTGTGGACCCGGCTGCCCGACGGCGACTGGTACCTCCACCTCTTCACCCCCGAGCAGCCGGACCTCAACTGGGAGCACCCGGCCGTCCGCCAGGAGCACGAGGAGATCCTGCGCTTCTGGTTCGAACGCGGGGTGGCGGGCGTCCGCATCGACTCGGCCGCCCTGCTGGCCAAGGACCCCGACCTGCCCGACTACGTCGAGGGCCGCGACCCGAACCCGTACGTCGACCGTGACGAACTCCATGACATCTACCGCTCGTGGAGGTCGGTCGCCGACGCCTACGACGGCATCTTCGTCGGCGAGGTCTGGCTCCCCGACACCGAGCGCTTCGCCCGCTATCTGCGCCCCGACGAGCTGCACACCGCCTTCAACTTCTCGTTCCTGTCCTGCCCCTGGGACGCGGGTCGGCTGCGCACCTCCATCGACGAGACCCTCGCCGAGCACGCGCCCGTCGGAGCGCCCGCCACCTGGGTGCTCTGCAACCACGACGTGACGCGCACGGTCACCCGCTACGGTCGCACGGACACCGGCTTCGACTTCACGGCGAAGGCCTTCGGCACCCCCACCGATCCGGCCCTCGGCACCCGCAGGGCCCGCGCCGCCGCGCTGCTCTCACTCGCCCTGCCCGGTTCCGTCTATGTCTACCAGGGCGAGGAACTCGGGCTTCCCGAAGTGGAGTTGCCTCTCGAAAGCATCCAGGACCCGATGCACTTCCGCTCCGGCGGCACGGACCCGGGCCGGGACGGCTGCCGGGTCCCGCTGCCCTGGGAGGCACAGGCCCCGTACGCCGGGTTCGGTGGCGACCCCTGGCTGCCCCAGCCGGCCGGCTGGGCCGACCACGCCGCCGACCGCCAGTCCGAGGACCCCACCTCGATGCTGAGCCTCTACCGCGCCGCGCTCCGCGTCCGGCGTACCGAACCGGGCTTCGGTGACGGTCCGCTCAGCTGGCTGCCCGCTCCCGAGGGCGTCCTCGCCTTCGCCCGCACCGACGGTCTGCTCTGCGTCGTCAACCTGGCCGAGGAGCCGGTCGAGCTTCCGGAGCACATCGAACTCGTGCTCAGCAGCGCCCCGTTGGACGTCGACGGATTCCTCCCACCGGACACGGCGGTGTGGCTGCGCGCCTGA
- a CDS encoding carbohydrate ABC transporter permease: MSTRTLVSPLALARPRGKAVYWTVFSGVVLLFALAFLFPVYWMVTGAMKSPDEVTRTPPTLVPDHWHLSGYTDAWDLMDLPTHLWNTVVQAAGAWILQLVFCTAAAYALSKLKPAFGKVILGGILATLMVPAQALVVPKYLTVADLPLIHTSLLNSPLGIWLPAVANAFNLYLLKRFFDQIPRDVLEAAEIDGAGKLRTLWSIVLPMSRPVLGVVSIFALVAVWQDFLWPLMVFSDTDKQPISVALVQLSQNIQLTVLIAAMVIASIPMVVMFLVFQRHIIAGISAGSTKG, translated from the coding sequence GTGAGCACCCGGACCCTGGTCTCCCCGCTCGCCCTGGCCCGCCCGCGTGGCAAGGCCGTCTACTGGACGGTCTTCAGCGGCGTCGTCCTGCTCTTCGCGCTGGCCTTCCTCTTCCCCGTCTACTGGATGGTCACCGGCGCGATGAAGTCGCCGGACGAGGTGACCCGCACGCCGCCGACGCTCGTGCCCGATCACTGGCACCTGTCCGGCTACACCGACGCGTGGGACCTGATGGACCTGCCCACGCACCTGTGGAACACCGTGGTCCAGGCGGCCGGCGCCTGGATCCTCCAGCTGGTCTTCTGCACCGCCGCCGCGTACGCCCTGTCCAAACTGAAGCCGGCCTTCGGCAAGGTGATCCTCGGCGGCATCCTCGCCACCCTGATGGTCCCCGCACAGGCGCTGGTGGTCCCCAAGTACCTGACCGTCGCGGACCTGCCCCTCATCCACACCAGCCTGCTGAACTCACCGCTCGGCATCTGGCTGCCGGCCGTCGCGAACGCCTTCAACCTCTACCTGCTCAAACGCTTCTTCGACCAGATCCCGCGCGACGTCCTGGAGGCCGCCGAGATCGACGGCGCCGGGAAACTGCGCACCCTGTGGTCGATCGTGCTGCCGATGTCCCGGCCCGTCCTCGGAGTCGTGTCGATCTTCGCCCTGGTCGCCGTCTGGCAGGACTTCCTGTGGCCGCTGATGGTGTTCTCCGACACCGACAAACAGCCCATCAGCGTGGCGCTCGTCCAGCTGTCGCAGAACATCCAACTGACCGTGCTCATCGCCGCGATGGTGATCGCGAGCATCCCCATGGTCGTGATGTTCCTGGTGTTCCAGCGGCACATCATCGCCGGGATCAGCGCGGGCAGCACCAAGGGCTGA